Below is a window of Escherichia coli DSM 30083 = JCM 1649 = ATCC 11775 DNA.
GTGCAGGATATCCTGACCACCAGCGGAACTTCCCTGACTGACATAAACGCTCTGGCTTACGGGCGCGGCCCCGGTAGCTTCACCGGCGTGCGCATTGGTATTGGCATTGCGCAAGGACTGGCACTTGGCGCGGAGTTACCAATGATTGGCGTCTCCACGCTAATGACGATGGCGCAAGGGGCGTGGCGCAAAAACGGCGCAACCCGCGTGCTGGCAGCTATTGACGCGCGAATGGGCGAAGTTTACTGGGCCGAATATCAGCGTGATGAAAACGGTATCTGGCACGGTGAAGAAACCGAAGCCGTACTCAAACCCGAACTCGTTCATGAACGAATGCAACAGCTTTCCGGCGAATGGGTGACAGTAGGGACGGGCTGGCAAGCCTGGCCGGATCTCGGTAAAGAGAGCGGGCTGGTTTTGCGCGATGGCGAAGAGTTACTGCCCGCTGCAGAAGATATGCTGCCGATTGCGTGCCAGATGTTTGCCGAGGGTAAAACGGTGGCGGTGGAACATGCTGAACCAGTTTATTTACGTAACAACGTCGCATGGAAGAAACTTCCGGGCAAAGAATGAATCTTAAGAGTATGCCCTGAGAAAAAAAGGAGTCGCATCATGGCGGTTCAAAAGAATGTTATCAAAGGCATACTGGCAGGTACGTTTGCGCTAATGCTGAGCGGTTGTGTCACTGTGCCGGACGCCATTAAAGGCAGCAGTCCCACGCCGCAACAAGATTTAGTTCGGGTGATGAGTGCGCCGCAGCTGTACGTTGGTCAGGAGGCACGCTTTGGCGGCAAAGTGGTTGCGGTACAAAACCAGCAAGGGAAAACCCGCCTGGAAATTGCCACCGTACCACTGGACAGCGGAGCCAGACCGACGCTGGGAGAACCTTCTCGCGGTCGCATTTATGCCGATGTGAACGGTTTTCTGGACCCGGTGGATTTCCGCGGACAACTGGTGACGGTAGTCGGGCCAATCACCGGTGCGGTTGACGGCAAAATCGGTAATACGCCCTATAAATTTATGGTGATGCAAGTAACGGGTTACAAACGTTGGCATTTAACCCAGCAGGTGATTATGCCGCCTCAGCCGATTGATCCATGGTTTTATGGCGGTCGTGGCTGGCCCTATGGCTACGGCGGATGGGGCTGGTATAATCCCGGCCCCGCGAGAGTACAAACAGTTGTAACTGAATAATTGCTTGTTTTTAAAGAAAAAGAAACAGCGGCCGGTCCGCTGTTTCTGCATTCTTACGGTAAAGATAAAAATAAATAGTGACGCGCTTCGCAACCTTTTCGTTGGGTAATTATCAAGCTGGTATGATGAGTTAATATTATGTTAACGATATGTTTATTGCTTGGGGTTGCGATGACGACGAACACGCATTTTAGAGGTGAAGAATTGAAGAAGGTTTGGCTTAACCGTTATCCCGCGGACGTTCCGACGGAGATCAACCCTGACCGTTATCAATCTCTGGTAGATATGTTTGAGCAGTCGGTCGCGCGCTACGCCGATCAACCCGCGTTTGTGAATATGGGGGAGGTGATGACCTTCCGCAAACTGGAAGAACGCAGTCGCGCGTTTGCCGCTTATTTGCAACAAGGGTTGGGGCTGAAGAAAGGCGATCGCGTTGCGTTGATGATGCCTAACTTATTGCAATATCCGGTGGCGCTGTTTGGCATTTTGCGTGCCGGGATGATCGTCGTAAACGTTAACCCGTTGTATACCCCGCGTGAGCTTGAGCATCAGCTTAACGATAGCGGCGCATCGGCGATTGTTATCGTGTCTAACTTTGCCCACACTCTGGAAAAAGTGGTTGATAAAACCGCCGTTCAGCACGTTATTCTGACCCGTATGGGCGATCAGCTATCTACGGCAAAAGGCACGGTAGTCAATTTCGTTGTTAAATACATCAAGCGTCTGGTGCCGAAATACCATCTGCCAGATGCCATTTCATTTCGTAGCGCCCTGCACAACGGCTACCGGATGCAGTATGTCAAACCAGAACTGGTGCCGGAAGATTTAGCTTTCCTGCAATACACCGGCGGCACCACTGGTGTGGCGAAAGGCGCGATGCTGACTCACCGCAATATGCTGGCGAACCTGGAACAGGTTAACGCGACCTATGGTCCGCTGTTGCATCCGGGCAAAGAGCTGGTGGTGACGGCGCTGCCGCTGTATCACATTTTTGCCCTGACCATTAACTGCCTGCTGTTTATCGAACTGGGTGGGCAGAACCTGCTTATCACTAACCCGCGCGATATTCCAGGGTTGGTAAAAGAGTTAGCGAAATATCCGTTTACCGCTATCACTGGCGTTAACACCTTGTTCAATGCGTTGCTGAACAATAAAGAGTTCCAGCAGCTGGATTTCTCCAGTCTGCATCTTTCCGCAGGCGGAGGGATGCCTGTTCAGCAAGTGGTGGCAGAACGTTGGGTGAAACTGACTGGACAGTATCTGCTGGAAGGTTATGGCCTGACCGAGTGTGCGCCGCTGGTCAGCGTTAACCCGTATGATATTGATTATCATAGTGGTAGCATCGGTTTACCGGTGCCGTCGACGGAAGCCAAACTGGTGGATGATGATGATAATGAAGTACCACCGGGTCAACCAGGTGAGCTTTGTGTCAAAGGACCGCAGGTGATGCTGGGTTACTGGCAGCGTCCGGATGCTACCGATGAAATCATCAAAAATGGCTGGTTACACACCGGCGACATCGCGGTGATGGATGAAGAAGGATTCCTGCGCATTGTCGATCGCAAAAAAGACATGATTCTGGTTTCCGGTTTTAACGTCTATCCCAACGAGATTGAAGATGTCGTCATGCAGCATCCTGGCGTACAGGAAGTCGCGGCTGTTGGCGTACCTTCTGGCTCCAGTGGTGAAGCGGTGAAAATCTTCGTAGTGAAAAAAGATCCATCGCTTACCGAAGAGTCACTGGTGACTTTTTGCCGCCGTCAGCTCACGGGCTACAAAGTACCGAAGCTGGTGGAGTTTCGTGATGAGTTACCGAAATCTAACGTCGGAAAAATTTTGCGACGAGAATTACGTGACGAAGCGCGCGGCAAAGTGGACAATAAAGCCTGAGCGTTAAGTCAGTCGTCAGACGCCGGTTAATCCGGCGTTTTTTTTGACGCCCACTAAAGAGAATACAATTTGAATTACCAAATGATTACCACGGACGATGCGCTGGCTTCTTTGTGTGAAGCCGTCCGTGCCTTTCCGGCGATAGCCCTGGATACTGAATTTGTTCGTACGCGCACTTATTACCCGCAGCTGGGTTTAATTCAACTTTTTGATGGTGAGCATCTGGCGCTAATTGATCCTCTCGGGATCACCGACTGGTCACCGCTGAAAGCGATCCTGCGCGATCCGTCCATCACAAAATTTCTTCATGCAGGCAGTGAAGATCTGGAAGTGTTCCTCAATGTCTTTGGCGAATTACCACAACCCTTGATTGACACGCAAATCCTTGCTGCCTTCTGCGGACGCCCGATGTCATGGGGTTTCGCTTCCATGGTGGAAGAGTATTCCGGCGTTACGCTGGACAAGAGTGAATCGCGCACCGACTGGCTGGCCAGACCGCTGACCGAACGTCAGTGTGAATACGCAGCGGCGGATGTCTGGTATCTGTTACCGATCACCGCAAAGCTTATGGTAGAAACGGAGGCCTCCGGCTGGCTACCTGCGGCGCTGGATGAATGCCGCCTGATGCAAATGCGTCGTCAGGAAGTCGTTGCGCCGGAAGACGCCTGGCGTGATATCACCAATGCCTGGCAATTACGCACACGCCAACTGGCCTGTCTGCAACTGTTAGCCGACTGGCGATTGCGCAAGGCGCGAGAGCGCGATCTGGCGGTGAACTTTGTCGTGCGTGAAGAGCATTTGTGGTCGGTAGCGCGTTATATGCCGGGAAGTCTGGGCGAACTGGACAGCCTGGGCTTATCCGGTAGCGAAATCCGCTTCCACGGTAAAACGTTGCTGGCGCTGGTGGAAAAAGCGCAGGCATTGCCGGAAGAGGCCTTACCGCAGCCGATGCTTAACCTGATGGACATGCCGGGTTATCGTAAAGCGTTTAAAGCGATTAAGTCGCTGATTACTGACGTCAGCGAAACGCACAAGATCAGCGCCGAATTGCTGGCATCGCGTCGGCAAATCAACCAACTGCTGAACTGGCACTGGAAACTGAAACCGCAGAACAATTTGCCGGAGCTGATTTCCGGCTGGCGTGGTGAGCTGATGGCGGAAGCATTACACAATTTATTGCAGGAATATCCACAGTAAAATCTTCCGAAGCCGGACTGGGCGCGCTCAGTCCGGCTTCGGCAAACTACAAATCCAACAGCAGGCGGTTCAAATGAACTTATTTGAGCTTAACGCAAAATGCGCTCGACACCACGACGAGTAAATACCGATTCCTGAATGACGACTTCATTCTCTGTTCCTTCATTTACTCTACCGCCTGGCGAGGAATATTCGCCTTCGGTGTTTTTCCGGACCACGTAAAAATCGATGTCGCCAGGCTGTTTCCCGCCAGTGGTCATTTAGTACAAGTGCTACCGGAATATTACCAGCCAGCGAATGTCTGGGCCGTTTATGTTTCAAAGCTGTCGACGTCAGCGAAAGTGCGGATAACGGTAGAATTTTTACGCCAGTATTTTGCCGAGCACTACCCGAATTTTTCACTGGAGCAGGCCTGATTAATGATTCAATTATCGGGTTGATATCGGGTTAAAACCTGATTTTCTCCTTTCTAAGCCGCTACAGATTGGTTAGCATATTCACCTTTAATCGCGCATGATCGAAAGATAATTAAAGAGGTTAATGTGTTCGCTGAATACGGGGTTCTGAATTACTGGACCTATCTGGTTGGGGCCATTTTTATTGTGTTGGTGCCAGGGCCAAATACCCTGTTTGTACTCAAAAATAGCGTCAGTAGCGGTATGAAAGGCGGTTATCTTGCGGCCTGTGGTGTATTTATTGGCGATGCGGTATTGATGTTTCTGGCATGGGCTGGAGTGGCGACATTAATTAAGACCACCCCGATATTATTCAACATCGTACGTTATCTTGGTGCGTTTTATTTGCTCTATCTGGGGAGTAAAATTCTCTACGCGACCCTGAAAGGTAAAAATAGCGAGACCAAATCCGATGAGCCCCAATACGGTGCCATTTTTAAACGCGCGTTAATTTTGAGCCTGACTAATCCGAAAGCCATTTTGTTCTATGTGTCGTTTTTCGTACAGTTTATCGATGTTAATGCCCCACATACGGGAATTTCATTCTTTATTCTGGCGACGACGCTGGAACTGGTGAGTTTCTGCTATTTGAGCTTCCTGATTATTTCTGGGGCTTTTGTCACGCAGTACATACGTACCAAAAAGAAACTGGCTAAAGTGGGCAACTCACTGATTGGTTTGATGTTCGTGGGTTTCGCCGCCCGACTGGCGACGCTGCAATCCTGATGCTTTCAGCCCGCGTTGCCGCGGGCTTCCCACCTGTAATCCTCCCTGATTCTTCTCTGATCCGGTGCTAAAAAGTAACCAATAAATGGTATTTAAAATGCAAATTATCAGGCGTACCCTGAAACGGCTGGAATAAACCGTTTTCAGCGCATTCACCGAAGGAGGGAAAAGGATGCTGCAAATCCCACAGAATTATATTCATACGCGCTCAACGCCTTTCTGGAATAAACAAACTGCGCCTGCCGGAATATTCGAACGTCATCTTGATAAAGGAACGCGCCCGGGGGTTTACCCACGCCTTTCCGTTATGCATGGGGCGGTCAAATATCTCGGCTACGCTGATGAACACAGTGCAGAGCCTGATCAGGTGATCCTTATCGAAGCGGGGCAGTTTGCGGTGTTCCCTCCAGAAAAGTGGCACAACATTGAAGCCATGACTGACGATACTTATTTCAACATTGACTTCTTCGTTGCTCCTGAAGTCCTGATGGAAGGCGCGCAACAACGGAAAGTCATTCATAACGGGAAATGAATCATGGGCAAAGCAACGTATACCGTGACCGTCACCAATAACAGCAATGGCGTTTCTGTCGATTATGAAACAGAGACGCCGATGACTTTGCTGGTGCCAGAAGTGGCGGCTGAAGTGATAAAAGATCTGGTGAATACCGTGCGTTCTTATGACACGGAAAACGAACATGATGTTTGTGGTTGGTAATTATCACTGATCGTTGATGGCGCAATTTCTGCGCCATCGCAAAAAATTCCTCCGTGATGCTCGTCACAAATCTTACCCTCCCGATGTTGTGCTATGCTTTTTATCAGCGACTAACCCGCTAATGCAAAACAGATAAGTGAGGAAACAATGGGCATTCTGTCATGGATTATTTTTGGGCTTATTGCCGGTATTCTGGCGAAGTGGATCATGCCAGGTAAAGATGGTGGTGGATTCTTTATGACTATCCTGCTGGGGATAGTCGGTGCCGTAGTCGGCGGATGGATCAGCACGCTGTTTGGCTTTGGTAAAGTCGATGGCTTCAATTTTGGCAGCTTCGTGGTTGCCGTTATTGGTGCGATTGTTGTGCTATTTATCTACAGGAAGATTAAAAGTTAACGCGTAAATTGCACAAAGGCTGCACACAGGCAGCCTTTGCTATTTTTTAGATGTGACGTTACCACCATCCCAGCTCAGTGCCGAGTACGACAATAATCGCCACACCCATCATAATAATCGTTGTTTTTTTCATCTTTATGCTCCCGGGGCAGCATAGCCGCCAATAAAAAACCATGCTAAAAATACGACCGCTGTAATAAAGATTACAACCGGAAAAATAATACCGATTCGCATGTTATCACCAATCAAAAGGATGTGAATACGCCTCAGGAATGTAGCGCTGAATGCGTGACAAAAGGTGTTTTCTGTTTATGTTTTTTCTCCTGATACATCGCGATATCGGCAGCATGCAGGGCACTGTCTGCATCGGTCGTTTCAGGATCGACTTCTACTATGCCAAGACTGGCACCAGGATAATACAAATCAACATCACCTAAGTGATATTCTCCGCGTATTTGTTGTTGAATACGTTCTCGCAGCGACGAAATATCCGCATTCTCGTTGTTCAGTGAAACAACCAAAAACTCATCACCGCCGAGACGACCAATAACTTCGCCATTTTGCTGGAGCGTATTAAGGCGCTCGCCAACCTGAATGAGAAACAGATCGCCACTATTATGACCAAAACGATCATTGATTAATTTGAAGTTATCCAGATCGATAAACGCGATCATTATCTTATGGTTAAGATGCCGGGCGAGAGAAAACAGCGTCGTCAGATTTTCAAAAATCGCCCGCCGATTCGGTAGCCCAGTTAACGAGTCGGTATACGATTGCGCAATCAGCGCAGCATTAGCTTCGCGCAGCTGTTCAACCAGTGCCTCTTTTTGAATATATTGTGCAATCAGTCCGGCGAACAACTGTAAGACCTGTTCCGCGCGTTCACTCCACTGGCGCTTCTCACTGCTGGCGGCGCAAAGCGTGCCATAGAATGATCCATCCGGTAAGTGAATTGGCGTGCTCAGAAATGTGGTGATGCCAAGATTGCGTGCCGCAACACAGTCGCCCCAACGGTCGGGGACTTCATCGCTGAAAAAACAGTTTTCATCAATGGCGCGTTTGCATAACGAGTAATCCCACGAGACGGTAAAATTCTCCGGGATGTGCATTTTCTGGCTATTACGGGCAAACATTATATGCTGCAGGCGCGCTTCGACATCCACTTTGGTCAGGTAGGTTGACTCCATATCAGTGACCATTTCCAGCATCTCCAGAAGCTGTCGAACCAGACTTTCCAGTGACTGTTCTTTGGCAAGGGATTGCGAGACGCGGGCGATAATCTGATCTGACACGAAACAACTCCAGGATACGGCGGGTAAATGCTGATTATTTAATCTTTGCAGGCATGATAAAACATCATCAACAAAGATGAAACAAGGCGTAATATGTTTTGAGTGAATGTAATAAAAATAGTGCTGCAAAACAAAACGATACCGCGATACTCTAAGCTTGGATAAATATGTGAGATCAATAAATGAAAATTATCAGTTTTGTTCTGCCTTGCTTGCTGGTCCTGGCTGGTTGTTCAACCCCTTCTCAGCCAGAAGCACCTAAACCGCCGCAGATTGGTATGGCAAATCCGGCGTCGGTCTATTGCCAGCAGAAGGGCGGGACGCTCATTCCTGTGCAGACAGCGCAAGGGGTCAGCAACAATTGCAAATTACCGGGCGGTGAAACGATTGATGAATGGGCATTGTGGCGACGGGACCATCCGGCTGGTGAAAAATAACCGCCGGATGCTGTACTAAAATCACAAGCTACGTAGCCAGTCTGCCAGCACCAGCGCATGGTTCTGCGTGGTGTTTTTTGCTGAGTAGAGCAGGGTCAGCGGCTGTTTTTTGGCGATGTCTGCCAGCCGCTTTCCTTCTTGCTCGTGTTGCGCCAGTTCTG
It encodes the following:
- the tsaB gene encoding tRNA (adenosine(37)-N6)-threonylcarbamoyltransferase complex dimerization subunit type 1 TsaB encodes the protein MRILAIDTATEACSVALWNDGTVNAHFELCPREHTQRILPMVQDILTTSGTSLTDINALAYGRGPGSFTGVRIGIGIAQGLALGAELPMIGVSTLMTMAQGAWRKNGATRVLAAIDARMGEVYWAEYQRDENGIWHGEETEAVLKPELVHERMQQLSGEWVTVGTGWQAWPDLGKESGLVLRDGEELLPAAEDMLPIACQMFAEGKTVAVEHAEPVYLRNNVAWKKLPGKE
- the yoaJ gene encoding protein YoaJ, which produces MKKTTIIMMGVAIIVVLGTELGWW
- the dgcP gene encoding diguanylate cyclase DgcP, whose product is MSDQIIARVSQSLAKEQSLESLVRQLLEMLEMVTDMESTYLTKVDVEARLQHIMFARNSQKMHIPENFTVSWDYSLCKRAIDENCFFSDEVPDRWGDCVAARNLGITTFLSTPIHLPDGSFYGTLCAASSEKRQWSERAEQVLQLFAGLIAQYIQKEALVEQLREANAALIAQSYTDSLTGLPNRRAIFENLTTLFSLARHLNHKIMIAFIDLDNFKLINDRFGHNSGDLFLIQVGERLNTLQQNGEVIGRLGGDEFLVVSLNNENADISSLRERIQQQIRGEYHLGDVDLYYPGASLGIVEVDPETTDADSALHAADIAMYQEKKHKQKTPFVTHSALHS
- the yeaQ gene encoding GlsB/YeaQ/YmgE family stress response membrane protein, which translates into the protein MGILSWIIFGLIAGILAKWIMPGKDGGGFFMTILLGIVGAVVGGWISTLFGFGKVDGFNFGSFVVAVIGAIVVLFIYRKIKS
- the yeaR gene encoding DUF1971 domain-containing protein YeaR encodes the protein MLQIPQNYIHTRSTPFWNKQTAPAGIFERHLDKGTRPGVYPRLSVMHGAVKYLGYADEHSAEPDQVILIEAGQFAVFPPEKWHNIEAMTDDTYFNIDFFVAPEVLMEGAQQRKVIHNGK
- the leuE gene encoding leucine efflux protein LeuE, translated to MFAEYGVLNYWTYLVGAIFIVLVPGPNTLFVLKNSVSSGMKGGYLAACGVFIGDAVLMFLAWAGVATLIKTTPILFNIVRYLGAFYLLYLGSKILYATLKGKNSETKSDEPQYGAIFKRALILSLTNPKAILFYVSFFVQFIDVNAPHTGISFFILATTLELVSFCYLSFLIISGAFVTQYIRTKKKLAKVGNSLIGLMFVGFAARLATLQS
- the yoaG gene encoding DUF1869 domain-containing protein — protein: MGKATYTVTVTNNSNGVSVDYETETPMTLLVPEVAAEVIKDLVNTVRSYDTENEHDVCGW
- the yoaK gene encoding YoaK family small membrane protein, with the protein product MRIGIIFPVVIFITAVVFLAWFFIGGYAAPGA
- the fadD gene encoding long-chain-fatty-acid--CoA ligase FadD, producing MKKVWLNRYPADVPTEINPDRYQSLVDMFEQSVARYADQPAFVNMGEVMTFRKLEERSRAFAAYLQQGLGLKKGDRVALMMPNLLQYPVALFGILRAGMIVVNVNPLYTPRELEHQLNDSGASAIVIVSNFAHTLEKVVDKTAVQHVILTRMGDQLSTAKGTVVNFVVKYIKRLVPKYHLPDAISFRSALHNGYRMQYVKPELVPEDLAFLQYTGGTTGVAKGAMLTHRNMLANLEQVNATYGPLLHPGKELVVTALPLYHIFALTINCLLFIELGGQNLLITNPRDIPGLVKELAKYPFTAITGVNTLFNALLNNKEFQQLDFSSLHLSAGGGMPVQQVVAERWVKLTGQYLLEGYGLTECAPLVSVNPYDIDYHSGSIGLPVPSTEAKLVDDDDNEVPPGQPGELCVKGPQVMLGYWQRPDATDEIIKNGWLHTGDIAVMDEEGFLRIVDRKKDMILVSGFNVYPNEIEDVVMQHPGVQEVAAVGVPSGSSGEAVKIFVVKKDPSLTEESLVTFCRRQLTGYKVPKLVEFRDELPKSNVGKILRRELRDEARGKVDNKA
- the rnd gene encoding ribonuclease D, which gives rise to MITTDDALASLCEAVRAFPAIALDTEFVRTRTYYPQLGLIQLFDGEHLALIDPLGITDWSPLKAILRDPSITKFLHAGSEDLEVFLNVFGELPQPLIDTQILAAFCGRPMSWGFASMVEEYSGVTLDKSESRTDWLARPLTERQCEYAAADVWYLLPITAKLMVETEASGWLPAALDECRLMQMRRQEVVAPEDAWRDITNAWQLRTRQLACLQLLADWRLRKARERDLAVNFVVREEHLWSVARYMPGSLGELDSLGLSGSEIRFHGKTLLALVEKAQALPEEALPQPMLNLMDMPGYRKAFKAIKSLITDVSETHKISAELLASRRQINQLLNWHWKLKPQNNLPELISGWRGELMAEALHNLLQEYPQ
- the yeaY gene encoding Slp family lipoprotein YeaY, with translation MAVQKNVIKGILAGTFALMLSGCVTVPDAIKGSSPTPQQDLVRVMSAPQLYVGQEARFGGKVVAVQNQQGKTRLEIATVPLDSGARPTLGEPSRGRIYADVNGFLDPVDFRGQLVTVVGPITGAVDGKIGNTPYKFMVMQVTGYKRWHLTQQVIMPPQPIDPWFYGGRGWPYGYGGWGWYNPGPARVQTVVTE
- the yoaF gene encoding DUF333 domain-containing lipoprotein YoaF gives rise to the protein MKIISFVLPCLLVLAGCSTPSQPEAPKPPQIGMANPASVYCQQKGGTLIPVQTAQGVSNNCKLPGGETIDEWALWRRDHPAGEK